The following are encoded together in the Candidatus Hydrogenedentota bacterium genome:
- a CDS encoding sulfatase-like hydrolase/transferase → MMAPSAHNRRDFLRMTGICTAALALGGRALAAPQSERRPNVILIVTDDQGTIDLNCFGAKDLHTPNLDALAARGTRFTQFYVGAPICSPSRAALLTGRYPQRAGLATNAHGETGMPGNQVTIAEMLKGGGYRTGIFGKWHLGEMEDQAPLSQGFDEFFGHKLGCIDSYSHFFYWSGPNRHDLWRNNEVVWQEGKYFPELVVREAHRFLEENQHSPFFLYLPFNVPHYPMQGEEEYRTMYADLEEPRKAYAAFVSTVDEKIGAVINKVDALGLRESTLIIFLSDNGHSVEERANFGGGATGPYRGHKFTLWEGGIRVPCIVSWPGTIPEGEVRGQVAASIDWLPTTAHYCGVAAPDRVLDGKNIADVIASADAASPHGVLCWQVDKQWAVREGDWKLVVNGPASTRNGNEIPAQEFFLSNLAEDPGESRNLAAEKPEIVARLAQIHEKWVEDVQRQ, encoded by the coding sequence ATGATGGCGCCTTCGGCACACAACAGGCGAGACTTTTTGCGGATGACGGGTATCTGCACCGCCGCCCTGGCACTGGGCGGACGAGCCCTCGCCGCGCCGCAGTCTGAACGGAGGCCTAACGTTATCCTGATAGTGACCGACGACCAGGGAACCATCGACCTCAACTGTTTCGGCGCGAAGGATCTGCACACGCCGAACCTCGACGCCTTGGCCGCGCGCGGGACTCGGTTTACCCAGTTTTATGTGGGCGCGCCAATATGTTCGCCGTCGCGTGCGGCACTTCTGACGGGGCGGTATCCGCAACGGGCGGGACTGGCGACCAATGCGCACGGCGAGACCGGCATGCCCGGAAACCAGGTGACCATCGCCGAAATGCTCAAGGGCGGGGGCTATCGCACGGGGATATTCGGGAAATGGCATCTGGGCGAGATGGAGGACCAGGCCCCGCTGTCGCAGGGGTTCGATGAGTTCTTCGGCCACAAGCTTGGCTGTATCGACAGCTACTCGCATTTCTTCTACTGGAGCGGCCCGAACCGCCACGACCTGTGGCGCAACAACGAGGTGGTGTGGCAGGAGGGCAAGTACTTCCCCGAACTGGTCGTGCGTGAAGCGCACCGCTTCCTCGAAGAGAACCAGCACTCCCCCTTCTTCCTGTACCTGCCCTTTAACGTGCCGCACTATCCCATGCAAGGCGAGGAAGAGTACCGCACGATGTATGCGGACCTTGAAGAACCCCGCAAAGCTTACGCGGCCTTTGTCTCGACCGTCGACGAGAAGATCGGTGCGGTCATTAACAAGGTGGACGCACTGGGGCTGCGCGAGAGCACGCTCATCATCTTCTTGAGCGACAACGGCCATTCCGTCGAGGAGCGCGCCAATTTCGGCGGAGGCGCCACGGGACCGTACCGCGGGCACAAGTTCACGCTCTGGGAGGGCGGGATTCGGGTGCCGTGCATCGTGTCCTGGCCGGGCACGATTCCCGAGGGCGAAGTGCGCGGCCAAGTGGCGGCAAGCATCGACTGGCTGCCCACCACTGCCCACTACTGCGGGGTTGCCGCGCCGGACCGTGTTCTCGATGGCAAAAACATTGCTGATGTGATCGCATCGGCGGATGCCGCGTCGCCGCACGGCGTGCTCTGCTGGCAAGTGGACAAACAGTGGGCTGTCCGCGAAGGCGATTGGAAACTCGTCGTGAACGGTCCCGCCTCGACCCGTAATGGCAACGAAATCCCCGCCCAGGAATTCTTCCTCTCGAATCTTGCTGAGGACCCCGGCGAATCCAGGAACCTGGCCGCGGAAAAGCCGGAAATCGTGGCGCGGCTTGCGCAGATTCACGAGAAATGGGTGGAGGACGTGCAGCGCCAATGA